The Chanos chanos chromosome 9, fChaCha1.1, whole genome shotgun sequence genome includes the window GTACATTTAGAGAATGCACAGCAACCCACAGGGATTACTGTGAAACCAGGTGCACTCTGTACACACTTTTTCCAACCagttctgaccaatcagaattccCTTTCACGTCATGTATTTTTACATAACTCCACCTCTTGACTCATCTTAAAATGAGAGAGGACGTGAAGTGACGCTCAATCTGTCCCTGTGCTGAGTTCATCctgtttatcttttttaaattcagtcagTGCCAGTCAGCGCTTGATCTTTGAAAGAGAAATTGACTTTTTAAGAGATACATTCATCAACTGAAGACTGAAGTTATCCTGGACATTTCTAATCTTCTTGATCAGAATCTTAACGTGAGAGTGAACTGAGACACATTAAAGGAGAAGCATATTGATGAGTGAAGAAAATGGCCTCAAAACATAGATCAGAAGAGGATttaacctgtcctgtgtgctgtgacatctaCACAGATCCTGTTATTTTATCATGTAGTCACAGTATTTGTAGAATCTGTTTATATCAGTTATGGAAAACTAAAGGAAATCCAGAGTGTCCAGTTTGTGGTACAACACCCTCAAAGAGCACGCCTCTTTCTAATCTGGCcttaaagaacctgtgtgagatctacttacaggagagaagtcagaaaACTTCCacagggtctgaggagttctgcagtctcCACAATGAGAAACttaaactcttctgtctggaggataaagagcctgtgtgtgtggcgtgtcgGGACtcaagaaaacatgaaaatcacAACTGTTGTCCCATTGATGAAGCTGCAGAGGACCACAAGGTGAGCAGATTTCCTTACAATTGACACAAATGCTTTGTCAGTCACTTTCATTTTAGATTTCATTCAAATCATTGGCAGTGTCACATGATCAGCTCACTGTGTAAACCTGGCCATCTGTTCGTTGTTTACAGTGTAATCTTTGAAACCGAATGCAGTAACCCGACGTATCATTTCCTTGTCTGTGTGCCAATGGCTCTTTCTCTGCTGTACATGCAACGTCACCGCTGTTCATTGTAGGCATCGCTGAAGTACCGCGTGGGCAAGAATATCAGGGAATAGCTGCACACTTTTTTGATAAAGAAATTGAATGTTTTTACCTATGAAATGTGTCAAGCCATTACAAGTCAAAGATGTAAAATCCGAGAGAAGTCATGAGTCTTTAGTATTAAAGTCAAAGTCGAGTTGctagtcatttttaattttgtcgaGTCGAGTCTGAAGTCATCAGAACCGTGACTTGATTCTGACTCGAGTCCGAGTCAGGTGACTCAAGTCCACACCTCTGCTTACTAACACCATTTCTCTATTCAGTGGTAGCAAAAAATCTAAATCAGGAGATTTTATATGAATGATAGTTAGTCTTtatcacacactctgacacagcCATCTTTGAGAGAGTCCTACAGTTTTCAGCAAATTTGATGATATTTGACAAATCAGTGAACAACAGTGTTGATGTTTTCCAGGATCAACTCAAGACTGCACTGAAGCCTTTACAGAAGAAGTTGGAGATATTTGAAAATTTCAAACTAACCTTTGACAAAATGGCAGAGCATGTCAAGGTGAGGGTAATGCAGTGTTCTGGGAGTATGCAGctaaataatgaaattattgGTTGTATGGAAATGCATTATTGGTTTTTCTTCTCACCAAAACCCCTCTAATTGGATCATGTACCAGAATGAGACAGAACTCACAGAGAGGCTGATTAAAAAGGAGTTTGAGGAACTTCACGAGtttctacgagatgaagaggcagccaggataactgcactgagggaggaagaggagcagaagagtcagatgataaggaagaagactgaggagatgagtagagagatatcatctctctcagacaaagTCAAGGCCACAAAAGAGGAGATAAAAGCTGAGAAGGTTTCTTTCTTAAAGGTATGAAGTCAAAAAGTGTAAACaagtttaaagtaaaaaaaagaaaaaaaaaatcccaacgcgcacgcacacacacacacgcacacacacacacacacacgcacacacacacgcacacacacacacacacagacactgtttaaacatttgtttttttgcattgtcTATTCTTTATTTGAATTCCAACACcttccactctttcttttctcagaacTTTGATATTTCAATGAAAAGGTAAGTGGCCTGCTTCCTGtcctttttcttcactgtgtttctcaacccaaacccacagcagcactgactcctgattCTTATTCCAgggcccagtgcacactgcaggatccacagatgctttcaggagcactgatcaatgtggcaaagcacctgggcaacctgaagttcagagtctgggagaagatgcaaAACATTGTTCCATACAGTGAGTTTTCAGGATCACagtactacaaaacaaaaaccagcataCAATCATTTGGTTTTCATAACAgattcctctccttcctctgtcATATCCCAAGTAACTTTTTAACTCACATCCTTACAGTTATGCAATGTCCACTTTTTATCCATATATAATTTGCTTATAAATGCTAGTCCTGGGATTCAAATTCCTTGGATCAACCCTTTTACCTCTTGTCTTTTGCATGAATTTACCACACACAATTTATCACAATTGATCACAATGATGCATGGATCAAACCATTCTGAATTGTACAGAAAAGTGtgaaagtaagaaagagaaatgttggCAGTCCAAAGTCGTTACTGTAACACATCTCTTTGCAATAATCAATTGAAAATTTACAGATTCATTTGACATGAAGACACCAAAAGCTGTATTGCTTCTTTTGAGTTGAACATTGTGACTTGTACATTTCATGAATattataaaatgaatgtttgtgtttattgaaTTATTCTGCAGTGGAACGTTGAGTGTGTGATCTCTTTCCATTTCAAATAATCTGATCTCTCAGTTTTGAACATTAGACTTCATGATCCAACTTCATGTTCTTGTCTTTAGTTCCTGTGAtactggaccccaacactgcagaaTCACGCCTCGTCCTATCCGAAGATCTGACCAGTGCAAGACTTTCTCTTGAGAGAAAGCAGCTTTCTGAAAACCCAGAGAGATTTGAATATGGTTATCCATGTGTGCTGGGCTCTGAAGGCTTTGATTCAGgcacacactgctgggatgttgaggTTAAGGACATCACAAACTGGGCCCTGGGTGTGATTACAGAGTCTGTCCAGAGAAAACCTAACTTAGTAAAAAGTGGACAGTGGTGTGTGGAGTACTATTTTGGTGAATATGATGCTCACTCACCCATACAATCACAGCCTGTCCTCTTAGCGAATAATAAACTGCAAAGGGTCAGAGTTCAGCTGGATTGGGAAAGAGGAAAGCTATCGCTCTCTGACCCtcttaataacacacacatacacactttcacacacacttttactgagagagtCTTTCCGTTCTTCTGTAATAACAGCAATCTCTACCCTCTGACTGTCTTACCAATGACGACTTCTAGAACAGGTGAAAAATAAGATTAAAACTTTATTAAAGGTTTTGGAGCCTGCACTGCCTTCAGTGTGAATCAAATCAAGCATAATCACTATGACTAAAGTGTTAATAGGGATGGGATACCATGTTTCAGATTAGcaacatttgatttattttgatttt containing:
- the LOC115820135 gene encoding tripartite motif-containing protein 35-like, yielding MASKHRSEEDLTCPVCCDIYTDPVILSCSHSICRICLYQLWKTKGNPECPVCGTTPSKSTPLSNLALKNLCEIYLQERSQKTSTGSEEFCSLHNEKLKLFCLEDKEPVCVACRDSRKHENHNCCPIDEAAEDHKDQLKTALKPLQKKLEIFENFKLTFDKMAEHVKVRTELTERLIKKEFEELHEFLRDEEAARITALREEEEQKSQMIRKKTEEMSREISSLSDKVKATKEEIKAEKVSFLKNFDISMKRAQCTLQDPQMLSGALINVAKHLGNLKFRVWEKMQNIVPYIPVILDPNTAESRLVLSEDLTSARLSLERKQLSENPERFEYGYPCVLGSEGFDSGTHCWDVEVKDITNWALGVITESVQRKPNLVKSGQWCVEYYFGEYDAHSPIQSQPVLLANNKLQRVRVQLDWERGKLSLSDPLNNTHIHTFTHTFTERVFPFFCNNSNLYPLTVLPMTTSRTGEK